The genomic interval GAATCGGCAAAAAAAAAGATCGGTCCTGAAAAAGAAAACTCTAAAGAGAATCCGTTAATAAAGTGGTCAGAATGTCGACCTACTACTAGTGAATGTATCGCGATAAAGAAAATCATGAATATGGGAAGGCAGTATGGGGCTAACTTATATTTTGTTCACATCGGCTCAAATGATGCGCTAGATACAATTCTATATGAAAAACAAATTGGAGGTTGTAACGCATATGTTGAAACTTGTCCACACTACCTGACCCATTCGGTAGAATACGATAATTTAAGAGGGAAGGTAGTTCCCCCTTTGAGGACCAAAAATGACGTGGCGAGTTTATGGAATGCTATCAAGAATGGCCTGATTGATACCATAGGAACTGACCACGTCGCTAATACATTGAATTTGAAATTAGGGGACAGAAATGATATTTGGACGTCGCTCGCAGGCTTTCCGGGCGTAGCAACTATGTTGCCTGTGTTGTTACATTATGGAGTCATTATGCGAGAGTTGTCGCTTGTTCGATTGGCAGAACTTACCAGTTACAATACTTCAAAAATATTTGGACTTTATCCAAAAAAAGGGACAATACAGAAGGGATCGGACGCCGACTTGGTTGTAATAGATCTAGATCTTAGAAAAAAAGTGACTCCAGAAATCTTGTATTCATCGTCAGATTATACTATATATGACGGATATGAGCTGCAAGGTTGGCCAATCTTAACTATATCAAGAGGCACAATAATCATGGAAAATGGAATTGTCTATGAAGAAAACAAAGGACGTGGAAAATTTGTAAAGTTAGGTCCAAGCAATAATAATAGTAATAGCGACTGAATTTACTCGCTCTACTAAAGAACTATTCTTCTACTTAAGAAAGAGAGAATTATGGAAATGGAATTGCGTTAGAATAATCTTTCTCGTCGTCTGACTCGTCAGCTAAATTTGAATTGAATGGCAAAGACATTGGCACATCGTCATTACTACCGCCATCATCATTATTGTTATTATCGTTGTTATCGTCATTATCGTCATCGTTGTCGTTTCTGTTATTGTCATTGTTATTTCTATCAC from Candidatus Nitrosocosmicus hydrocola carries:
- a CDS encoding dihydroorotase, producing MGNKNNNYNNSCDLLIKNANVVIPKIGIIKCNILIDDGKIKQLSKSIDNVSYSRSIDVNEKYVLPGLIDPHVHYGVFSPIEVASETESRSAAVGGVTTIMRMLRVYESYTQEISKHLSASVGNHFIDYAIHASILNPSQISEIPYLYDQGIHSFKLYMNLGSTDNRILMDMNPLENLHLPKNVHITDELCSKVLASSSNLKNAVVLVHAEDNETCAKLIEEKKELESAKKKIGPEKENSKENPLIKWSECRPTTSECIAIKKIMNMGRQYGANLYFVHIGSNDALDTILYEKQIGGCNAYVETCPHYLTHSVEYDNLRGKVVPPLRTKNDVASLWNAIKNGLIDTIGTDHVANTLNLKLGDRNDIWTSLAGFPGVATMLPVLLHYGVIMRELSLVRLAELTSYNTSKIFGLYPKKGTIQKGSDADLVVIDLDLRKKVTPEILYSSSDYTIYDGYELQGWPILTISRGTIIMENGIVYEENKGRGKFVKLGPSNNNSNSD